GTTCTTACGCCGCAGCATAACCGCGGACGCCTCACCGGCTAAATGTAAGGGCACTGATGAGAGGCTGGAATTGGTAAGCTGGGCTGATGTCGTACCGATGCCTATGCCGAACAGGGCAAACCCCGGTACGAGCGAAAGCCCGGCGACTGCCACATTGATTCGAAGCGACCATCGCCAAGAGTAATACGTCGTGAGGTAGCCCCCTGACAGTGGCCCGGATACGGCCGCTGTGCCGGCCACCGACCGCCTCGATAGCGGCCTCGCCTATGAAGAGGATGGCCGCCGTTGTAGCAAGAGGCGATAAACGAACCTACCGCAAAAGAACAATGCCGGTGCGAAAGACTTTTCTGCGCCCGATCATATCGCCAAGGCGACCCATCGTAATAAGAAGGGTCGCAATAATAAGGGCATACCCAGAGATCACCCGCTGCATTGCATCAAGCGTTGTATTTAAATCACGCAGGACATAGGGGACGGCGACATTTAATACCGCGTTATCGGTAATAACGATAGCAAGACCCGCAGCAAGAAAAATCAGCGCAAACCATCGGTACCGATCCATATTAGATTGTGCTGAGTTTTGTCCTGTTCCCATTTTTGATTTATTCCACTACTAGTGAGCTTCTCTAACGTCTCTGTCAAGCAGTATCAGCTGGTGGAATAAACGTATTCATATGCGACCTGCTGATTGTGCCGAGAAATGAGCGGGTATATAGTGCGACGTTACATTCCACGTATATATTTTGGAGGGATATTTGTGGCAACCATTTACAATGACATGACAAATAACGCTGATATCCAGCGCGAACTCAACGAATGGACGCTTCCGCATGTCGAGAAAACTCAGGTAGCGCCCCAAGAACTTGCCAAGATAACCGCCGGTTATGCAATCGAGCAACATCAGTGGACGGATTACCATCACTTTGCCAGTATGACTTCTAACCCGGACATCAAGCGGCTCTTTACCCAGATCGGCGCACAAGAGGAAGAACACCTCGCAATGATGGGCTCGCTCACCGACCCGGACACAACACCACTCGAAGCAAGCTTAGCGCTCGAAATGACAGCCGTCACCGGTTTTACCGAAGCCGCACAGGTCGAGCCGAACCAAACTTGCAAAAGCGTCTATGACTATATTCTATACGACCACCTCACCCAGACAAAGGCGATAGCCGATATCGCTTCACAAGTCGGCACCAACCCGCAAGGCGTAATTAAAAACCATATCGAGGTTCGCAGGGGAAGACCGCTCGATAAGCAGTTTGTACCGACCGACGACCTTATGAAACCGCACCTGAATAAAGATGGTGATGATATCATGAGTTTTGTTAACCTGCATATGCTCCTTGCAGCCGAGGAGAGCTTACATAACGAACTGCAACTGTTCAGAAGGATGCTGCCGTCCTACGTTGCACGGCGTCTTTACTCAATGATAAACGCTATCGAAACCCTTCACGCATCCATGTTGGAATCGCTCGATGACCCTAACGCCACACCGCTTGAGCGGGCGATGATAAATGAGATGGCGGAGATTCGCACACATCAACTCGGCGCGCATATGGCAAAAGATGCGAACGCAAAACGCGCCCATGAATACGCGCTTCGCCAGGACGAGCAACATTTAAGCTGGCTAAGAGACACATATAGTAACGTCGAGCACAAGGATTCAGCCAAGTACGCACCGAATATGCAAAAGCTCTTCGCACCGCCGCAGATGCCGGCCAACGATTATATAAACCAGGTCATGCAAACGCAGGTCAACATAATGCCTCGCGGCATGGGATTCGAGAAGGCCGCGTAAGGTTTTTGCCTATGTAGCGTAAAGGTTAAATGCGGCCGGAGTTTTCCGGCCGCATTTAACCTGTTTTCATGCGGTTGTCCAAGAGAACTGCACTTGACCCTGCTCAACCCTTCATGCATACTTTAGGCTAGAAGTGAATAAAGCGTATTTTTGGGTAGTGGGTCAGTTTGAATCAAGAAATATTTTAACGCCCTGGAAAATGTGGTAATATAGATGTATTATGCATGACCGCTCAAGAAAGAAGCGGCCGGTGGACTTAAACCGTCTCGCCGCCGACATTGTAAACGATGCCACAGAAGAAGAAAAGCGCATTCCTGAGCCCGGTCAGGAGAAAAATGCTGCTGCCGTCGAACTCGGACGCAGAGGTGGCTTAAAGGGCGGCAAAGCGAGAGCTGAAAAGCTCACCCCTGAACAGAGGCAGGAGATAGCTAAGAGGGCTGCTGCTGCTCGGTGGGGGAAAAAACCGCCCACCGATGATTAATCATGCAGTTCTTTGGTCTCTTGTTTTAATTTACGCTCGATTTCCTTTATCGGCGGTTCGATAGGTAGTTTTTCAGGCATGGTGCCACCAATCTTTTGGATTGCCCTGCGAACTTCTTCACCGACCTCGCGATGAGTGCGAATTGCTTGCGGTTCGTTGTTTACCTTATCGCGTACCAATCTATCTTCGGTCTGTGTAATGCGGAACTCGTTCGCAGCTAATTCGGTCCGTCCTATCCGGTCGAGGAGCTGGTCTTTTTTATCGAGCTTCTTAAACGCTTTAAGGTCGGTAAGACTCATACCACCATACAGCCCGCGATATCCGGCATCTTGGAAAACCCCATACATCTTAACTCCGGCGTCCTTCGCTGCTCGTTTTAATTTGTTGTTAGCGTCCTTTACTCGATTACGGAGAAGTAGCCTTCGCTCCTCTTCGGTTAGTTTTTCCTGTATCTCTTGCCTTCTGGTCTGTACTGCGAAATATGTTTGCGCCTTCGCTATCTCGATGTTCTGTGGGTTACCGTTCATAGCGATTAGATAGCAAGCATATCTATTTAGATAATAATCCTGTACCTGTACCTTCGCACCACTTCCTACTGTAACCATTTTGGTGGTCTCACCGAAATGCTCGTTGATGTCTTCCCCCACGCCTTCGCATGCCTTCATTGCTTTCTCAATAACATTCTTAAAATATCGCCACTCTGGATATTTTAAAATCTTCATGAGCTCTCTCGCCATCCAGTACTCGGTTCCTTTTTTTGATATTTGCATAGCTTCCTTTAGTGTTGCGGTAGTGCCGTCAAGCTCTTCGTCCATAGAACTTTTCCTCCTATTCTAGAGCCAGTTGTAGATGAAGTGTTAATATTTCCTTCAAATAGTACCACACTTTTTCGCTTGCTACCATAAATCCCTTATGATACGCTCAAGAAAAAAGTGAAGGGAGTTCAATATGGGCGTCAGGGAAAAACTTGAGGATAGAATTAAGAGAAAAGAACAGGAAATTCAAGACTATCAGATCAAGATTGCCGAGGCAAACGCTTACTTACAGGGCTTACAAGAAGCCTTAAAGCTGCTACCTAAGGACTATATGAATGGGAATGGTTCAGAAGAAATAGTATTGAGAAAAGGTAGTGCTGTTCAGAAAACCCAAGAATTTCTTAAAGAGCAGGGAAAACCCATGCATATCATGGATATTCTTAGAGGCATTGGTAAAGAACCAAACAGCAATGAGAGAACTTCTCTTAGCGGTTCCTTGGGCCTTTATGTTAGAAAAAATCAGATATTTGCTAGACCTGAACCAAATACATTTGGCCTGATAGAATGGGAGGATGACCCCGATTTTGAAGAACTGGAACAGTCTGAGGATTTCAGCCCAGGAGGCGAAGAAGTACCACAAGATAGCTCACTTTATGATGATTGCCCCTTTTAAGTAGTAGTGTTTTAGAAGAAAACAAGTAAAAAGAAGTAATATAAGGTATTTACTTTGCTTAACCGCTCAAGTATAATGGTCAGTATGAACAAGCTATCCGTTGAGAAACGAGTACAAGTAATTAAATGCCTTGTCGAAGGTACAAGCATTAGGGGCACGGTTCGCATAACCGGCGTCGCTAAGAACACCGTCGCCAAATTACTTGTCGATCTCGGTGAAGGTTGCTCGATCTATCAAGACGCGATTATGCATGATCTCAAATGCAGGCGCCTGCAATTCGACGAGATTTGGAGCTTTGTTTATTCCAAGCAGAAAAACATACCCGAAGAACACCGGGGCGAATTTGGTTACGGCGACGTGTGGACGTGGGTTGCTATGGACGCCGATACGAAGCTCGTTGTTTCTTTCTTAGTCGGGGAGCGCAACAGTAAAGACGCTAAGGCGTTTGTTTCTGATGTGGCTTCACGGTTGCGCTACAAGGTTCAGCTTACTACAGACGGCTACAAGCCATATCTGGAAGCGGTTGAAGATAGTTTCGGTGGCGATATTGACTACGCGGTGCTGCATAAGATTTACGGCGTCGAACCTGAAACACAGAAGCGGTATTCACCGGCTAAATGCCTCGGAACCGATGTGCAGGTCGTGGCAGGCAACCCCGACAAAGCCCACGTCTCGACCTCGTATGTAGAGCGCCAAAACTTGACGATGCGCATGGGTATGAGAAGGTTTACGAGACTTACTAACGCCTTCTCAAAGAAAGCAGAGAATCTAGCACATGCGGTTAGCCTTCACTTCATGTATTACGACTTCGCTAGACCACATAAAAGCCTCTCGAAGCAGTACCCAACCACGCCAGCTATGGCCGCTGGAATCGCAGACCATGTTTGGACGGTTGAAGAACTAGCCAGCCTTATGGAATAGACGCTAGCTAAAAATATAGTACAATGGTTTTATTCCACAAGAAAAGAGGTGAATAATGTGGCTCAAGTTGGTACAAGGGTTAAGGTAGGTTCGTTAGCACCAGAAACTGGTCGATACAAACACACCGCTTGCCCGAACACAATTATCCTTAACAAGGGTAATAAGGTCCCGCCCTGCAGTATGCATAACTGCCCAAATAGTGGCGCCGACTGGATTCTGCAGTCTATCCTCACATAGACACAGAATCAACGAAACCATGGTCATGTAGGTACTGAGAAATTTCGTAATCTGAGTATCCAAATAGTTTGCCTGTAGACCACACGTCTAGCAGGCTAGGTGGTCCAGAAGACTGCCTAGCCCGCATCTCTTCATATAACAGCAAAACAAAATCGTATTTATAAATAAGGATGGTCGCCCAGCCATCTTCAACCTCGGTTATAGCAGAACAACCCTCTTGATTAACTACAGCTAAGACGGCTTCACCTAATTCATCTTTAACCGTTATGGAAGCGGCGAGTTTTGCTCCTGCAAAAACCTGCTGCGAGTACACTAACGCTTGTGCCTCTGCATCTATTCTTTCCCGTTCTGTTATCATTATTATCACCACTTGATATATCGTATTACCCACTTGGCCGCTTTAACCAAACCGATAAACTACCACTAAGTTTACAGTTCATTCCAATTCAAACTGACCCACTACCTATTTTTGTTTTAAAATGTATCCCCCCCAAGGTTAAGGCGAACCTTTTAGTTGTGCCAATTACAGGCAGATCTGCCTTTATGCTTATTGCGAGAAGCGATTTTTCGAGGGAGTAAGGATTGCTGACACATGCTATCGATTTTCCCCGCCCAAACCGAAGAAGATATCGGCCAGGCACGAGAATTGTTTCTGCGCTATGCCCTGCAAAGCGATGAATGCACCTGATTCAGCGATTTTCAACGCGAACTCAGGGAGTTGCCAGGCGAATATTCAAAACCGATAGGCCAATTGCTCCTAGCGCAATGTGATGATGTATTTGTGGGTTGCATAGCGCTTAGAAAAATCGACGAGACTCCTGTGAGATGAAGCGCCTCTATGTCGAACCAGGATACCGCCGTATATAGTAACGGCATTCCCACCAACACCGCACATTTGATGGTATCGCTCGTGTAGCACTTATAAGCGATTGATTTATTTACGCCTGACAGTAAATAAGAGAAGGAATCGCTCTCCCATAAGATGAATATTGAATGTAACAGTTTTGTAACGAAGCCATAATGGGGTAAGGGGGTATTTAATAGGCGGATTATGATAGAGAGCTATCGGTTGTTAGATTCGAGAGGAGGGTCCATTTGAAAAAGTATTTATTAGTTATCTTATTAACAATTGTACTCGCGGTCGCACTCGGTGTTAGCGGATGCGCGAAGAACACACAACAGGCTGCTGATACCAAATCTGCAGGGTCTACAGCGCAAGAATTCATAATCGTCAATCATACCTCACTAACCGGTGGACTAGCTGACTGTGGTTTTGCCGCTAAGACCGGTGTCGACCTTGCTGCAAAAGATCTTGGCAGCACCGTTAAGATCGGCGGCAAGGAATACAAGGTCAAGGTTCTAACCATGGATGATAAGGGTGAGACCGGTGAAGCCGCCGTCGTAGCCCAGAACGCCATCGACAAAGGTGCGGTCGGCGTTATCGGTTGCCTGACCAGCGGTAACACCAATGCTGCGCTTCCGGTTTACAAGAAAGAAGACATCGCGATGATCTCGCCGTCGTCGACTCGCCCCGACCTTACCGATGTCGGCCACACCAACTTCTTCCGCACCTGCCTGAGAGACGATCTCCAGGGCAAAGTCATCGGTGACTGGGCTGCCGCAAATGGCTACAAGAAAGTCACAGTCGTGGATGATAGCGGCGACTATGCCAAAGCGCTCGGCGATGTTGTTGAGAAAACCCTTAAAGACAAAGGTGTCAGCGTAAAACGCGAGCATGCAACCGACGACAAGCAAGACAACTTCTCGGCACAGATCGGCAACATCAAAGCCTTCGGCAGCAAGTGCGTCATCTTTACCGGTTATCACCGCCAAGCAGGTCTGCTACGCAAGCAAATGATCGAAGCCAACCTTAAGAAAGTCGCATTCATGGGCGGCGACGGCGCTAAGTCGGAAGAGCTCTTTAAAGAGGCCGGCGGCAAGAAAAATGTCGAAGGCATGATGGTCACATTCGGCCTCGACAGAAGCCAGATGTCCGGCTATGACAAATTCCAGAAAGAATACAAGGATACTACCGGCAAAGATCCTGGCCCATATGCAGAAAACGCATACGATGCGTTTGGCATGCTTATAGGGGCAATGAAAGATGCCGGCACGACCGACGGCAAAGCAGTCATCGCATCACTGAAGAAGATTAAATACAAAGGTATCATCGGTGAGTTCAGCTTTGCCAAGAAGGGCGACATCCAGATCAAGGGTGGCGTTTCTCAGTTCGTTATCAAAGATGGAAAGTTTGTTCCGGTAGCTAAGTAAGCAAGTTCGGAGCACCGGCTTTGTATAAGTAAGACGCCGCAAAGAGGGGGCGTAAAAACCCCTCTTTGCGGCGAATTTATTACTTGAAAGGGACACATTGAATCCATCAGATTTTTTAGAACTTGCAATTAACGGCATAACATTCGGCATGATATACGCGCTTATTGCACCCGGCTATAGTATCATCTACGGCGTCCTTAAGATTATCAACTTCGCGCATAGCGAAATTTTTGCAATCGGCAGCTTGCTCGGTGCGACATTCTTCACCCTTTTCGGCGTAACCGATTCAACGTCTCTATACCTGATACTTATCTATGTCTTTCTTGCGTTCATATTATCGATGTTATTTACCGCGATAGCGGGCTTTGTGCTTGAGATTATCGCCTATCGGCCGCTGAGGAACGCCCCGCGCCATCGGCGCGTCGATTTTCCTGCAAAACCTGCTGATGCTTATCTACGGCACCGGCCCGGTACCAATTTTGCCGGCCGACAAGCAACTCTCATTCGTTTCCGGTGGTTTTACATTGTTCGGCGCTGGCCGCTGTCGGCGGAATCGGTAGTATCCAGGGTGCCATGCTCGGCGCCCTGCTACTCGGCGTCGCGGAAGTATTCGGCGTCGGTTTACCGTTTAGCATACTAAGCTATATAGCGGCCGTGGGGCTCGCTGTCGGCTTGGTGTATCAGTATTGGATTCTTCCCCGTAAACCGCTTGAAGTTGAGCTTTACGATGAGAGCGAGAAAGCTCTCTCGCAAGAAGAAAAGAAACGGCGGCGCAAACGCATCAGAACAGCCTACTATGGTGGCTGGATAACCGGCCTTAAAGCGTATCTCACCGAGAAGCAGGATGCCGTAGTAAAGCTACATGGCTTACGATCAGCGAAAATCAGCGCTGCGAATACCGTATTGCTCTTGTTTATTATTGTAGGTTTGACCGGCCTGTCCAGTTTCCAGATCCCGACCCAGTGGCAAGACGTAACCGCTTTCGTAATTTTGATGGTGGTTCTCATCTTTAAGCCATCGTGCCTTATGGGCGAGCGAATCCCCGGTGCTCTTCGGCTACACGATCGATACAAACGCGAAGTTTTACTACCTGGCGTTTGCCGTCATCCTTATATGCATCTGGATCATTCGCAACCTGAAGGACTCGAAGCTCGGGCGCGCTTAACGCCCTGCGAGAAGATGAGCTTGCCGCGCAATGCTCGGGCATTAACATGGCGCAGGTTAAGCTGCTTTCATTTATGCTCGGCTCGCTGTTTGCAGGCTTCTCCGGATCGATATTTGCCGGGTTGCAAGCTTTTGTAAACCCGGTGACCTTTGGTTTTATGATCTCGGTTATCGTAGTCAGTATGGTAGTTTTAGGCGGCATGGGCAGCATCCCCGGTGTTATCGTCGGTGCTATCGCGCTCGATAGCTTGCCCGAGATCATCAGGCACACATTTTCCGATTGGTTGCCTGCGGTCTTTGGCGAGGGCTTCTATAGCTCATGGCCGCAGCAGCTGCAAGACTTTTTCCTCAACTTCGATACCTATCGCATGCTGATCTTCGGCGGGCTTTTGGTGGCTGTGATGATATTTAGGCCTGAAGGCATTATCCCTAACAGCTACCGCCGAAAAGAGCTGCACGATATGGATTCGCATACGGTTGAAGAAGCCTCCATGGTGATGTTCGACCTGGAGCAAGGGCGAGAGGAGCTGAACAGCTAGCGATTGCTCTACTTGAAACTCGAAAATTAACAAAACGTTTCGGCGGTCTAACCGCTGTTAAAGCGTTTGATTTCCATATTGATGAAGGTGAAATAGTTAAGCATAATCGGCCCGAACGGCTCGGGAAAGACGACGTTTTTCAACGTTATCAGCGGCCTGTATAAGCCTGGCGGCGGCGAGATATTGTTTAACGGTGAAAACATGGTCGGTCTGCATACGAAGCTACGCTCGGGTGTTGTAGCATCACTTATTAAGCTTCCGCATGTGCGCCGAGCAAAACGCCAACATGGCGCTCTCTATCGCAAATCGCGGGTACGTGCTGCAGACAGGCAGCATCGTTATGCAGGGCGACGCCAAAGAGCTGCTCGCAAGCGAAGAGGTTCGGAAGGCTTATTTGGGAGAAGCGTAAAAACCTGGCGGCAACTACGCTAATAGAAATAAACCAAAGGGGAGCATATAACTCCCTTTTTTAGTTCCTGTACACGCCGGCTATAAAGCCTGCGCTCTTGCTTCATCCTCGCAAACAATCGTCTTACGCCTGCTGATCACCCTCGAACATTACGCCTTCTCCTTAGCCGGTGAAGTATCCTGGGCGCGCCACCAAAACATCAGCGGGAACTGCTTGATGTCTTCGGCAAGCACCAGATAAATATGCACCGCGATGGTAATGATGAATATCCAGGTAATAAAGTAGTGACCGATCCTCATCCAATTCAATCCGCCGAGCGCATTAGTCAGCGGTGAGAAAAAGCTCATCGTCGGTTCCCACAACGCGAACCCGGTAATCGCTTGCAATATGATAAGAATCAGCCAGAAGACATACGTCCCCTTTTGTAAGGGATTATACTTGGCTGTTGCCGGGTGCGTCCTGCGAAGGAATAAGTAGTACCGGATTGTTTGGCCGAACTTGCCCCGGTTTTGCGCCTGCGGCAGGAAGAACCTGTAATCGCGCTCTTTAACATGGCTACCCTGCGATGCCGATCCGTGCCCGAAGAACGCCCAGTATACGCGAATGATCGCCACGTAAATCAGCACGAAGGCAAAAATGAAGTGCAGTTGCCGCTCGACCGCCATGCTGCCATTGAAAAAGGACGAGTGAATATAAAAGCCCGTAAAGATAAGAATAGCCATCGATATGAGATGCGTCCAGTGCATGATAACCGCGGGCAGCGGATGCTCTTGCCGTGTTGTTCGCTCACCTGACATTCTCAATCACCCCTAACCGACCTGGAACTTGAGAACTCTGTTATGCTCCGGTTCAATCACGTGAACCGCACAAGCCATTCACGGGTCGAACGTGTGCACAACCCGCAGTATCTCAAGCGGCTTCGTTGGGTCCACAACCGGCATACCGACGAGTGCTTCTTCGACTGGGCCGCGAACGCCCTTGTCATCGCGTGGGCTCAAATTCCAGTTCGACGCCGGAACCGCCGCGTAAGCGCCGATCTTACCGTTCGCGATTCTCATATAGTGCGAAAGCGCACCGCGCGGAGCATCCCAGGCGCCTACACCCGTACCGGTGCTCGGAACCGCCTTATCGGTAAATACATCGGTCTTACCGGCTTTGACGTTATTGAGAAGATCATTGCTCCAGCGAACAGCGTTATCCGCATTAATCTTGGCCTTTATAACACGAGCCGCGATACGGCCGAGATTCGACATCAAAAGATCGACCCTGCCCGGTACGCCGAGCGTCTTGAGCGTTGAATCCACCAGCGTCTTGGCTTCCGGCCGCCCGGCAAGATATGAAACGAGCACCTGGGCGAGCGGCCCGACTTCCATCGGGCGATTGTCGCTGCCATAGCGGGCTGCCTGCGTCCAATCGTACTTCTTAACGGGAAGAGCTTTGCCTTCAAGCGGCGGGAGTGCCGGGTCTTTCTGGAACAACTCTTGACCCGCATCGAGCGGGTGTTTACCGGCGCCTTGGCTGTCGGCATAGAACGAGCTCTTGGTAAACATCTTTACCTGATCCGGATCGACTTTCTCAAGCGCTAGTTTCCGATCAAAAATCGCGCCCCGCGGGAAGAGCCTGTCCTCCGGATTTTGGCTTGCCTCATCGAGAACACCCCATGATAAATAATTGCCAACACCCTGGCCGTTGGTCGCCAGGTCTTTATAGAATGGTGCAATCGTCAACAGATCGGGCAACATAACGCTATCGATGAAGGTCTGAATATCTTGCATCGCGGTTTGGTAGGAGATAATATCCTCTACCCGAGGAAGCATCGTCACCCCGCCCGCCGCGTTATTCATAATCATTGGAAACTTGCCGCCCATAAGCGCCGTTGCCTCGTTTGCCCGCTGCTGTATCTCGATAGACGAAAGATAGTGCGCTGTGAGTTCGAGATCAAGCTCGGCCGGCAGTTTATACGCCGGATGATCCCAGAACATATTTGCAAACGGCCCGAGTTGTCCGGATTTCACGACCGCCATAACCCGGTCCTGGACCGCTTTTAGCGCCGGTGTTGCCGCTTTGGCGTTGAGCGCGTTGGGCACATTAACGTAATCGAACGCATTGAGGATATAGAACCAGAGGATATGATCGTACGCGATCTGGGCCGCTTCCATCATGTTGCGGACCAGGCGCGCGTTGTCCGTTACTTTCTCGATACCCATGGCATGCTCGGCTGCCATAGCGGATGCG
This window of the Candidatus Aquicultor sp. genome carries:
- a CDS encoding MFS transporter yields the protein MDRYRWFALIFLAAGLAIVITDNAVLNVAVPYVLRDLNTTLDAMQRVISGYALIIATLLITMGRLGDMIGRRKVFRTGIVLLR
- the dinD gene encoding DNA damage-inducible protein D, with product MDEELDGTTATLKEAMQISKKGTEYWMARELMKILKYPEWRYFKNVIEKAMKACEGVGEDINEHFGETTKMVTVGSGAKVQVQDYYLNRYACYLIAMNGNPQNIEIAKAQTYFAVQTRRQEIQEKLTEEERRLLLRNRVKDANNKLKRAAKDAGVKMYGVFQDAGYRGLYGGMSLTDLKAFKKLDKKDQLLDRIGRTELAANEFRITQTEDRLVRDKVNNEPQAIRTHREVGEEVRRAIQKIGGTMPEKLPIEPPIKEIERKLKQETKELHD
- a CDS encoding IS1 family transposase, which translates into the protein MNKLSVEKRVQVIKCLVEGTSIRGTVRITGVAKNTVAKLLVDLGEGCSIYQDAIMHDLKCRRLQFDEIWSFVYSKQKNIPEEHRGEFGYGDVWTWVAMDADTKLVVSFLVGERNSKDAKAFVSDVASRLRYKVQLTTDGYKPYLEAVEDSFGGDIDYAVLHKIYGVEPETQKRYSPAKCLGTDVQVVAGNPDKAHVSTSYVERQNLTMRMGMRRFTRLTNAFSKKAENLAHAVSLHFMYYDFARPHKSLSKQYPTTPAMAAGIADHVWTVEELASLME
- a CDS encoding branched-chain amino acid ABC transporter substrate-binding protein codes for the protein MKKYLLVILLTIVLAVALGVSGCAKNTQQAADTKSAGSTAQEFIIVNHTSLTGGLADCGFAAKTGVDLAAKDLGSTVKIGGKEYKVKVLTMDDKGETGEAAVVAQNAIDKGAVGVIGCLTSGNTNAALPVYKKEDIAMISPSSTRPDLTDVGHTNFFRTCLRDDLQGKVIGDWAAANGYKKVTVVDDSGDYAKALGDVVEKTLKDKGVSVKREHATDDKQDNFSAQIGNIKAFGSKCVIFTGYHRQAGLLRKQMIEANLKKVAFMGGDGAKSEELFKEAGGKKNVEGMMVTFGLDRSQMSGYDKFQKEYKDTTGKDPGPYAENAYDAFGMLIGAMKDAGTTDGKAVIASLKKIKYKGIIGEFSFAKKGDIQIKGGVSQFVIKDGKFVPVAK
- the cybH gene encoding Ni/Fe-hydrogenase, b-type cytochrome subunit; protein product: MSGERTTRQEHPLPAVIMHWTHLISMAILIFTGFYIHSSFFNGSMAVERQLHFIFAFVLIYVAIIRVYWAFFGHGSASQGSHVKERDYRFFLPQAQNRGKFGQTIRYYLFLRRTHPATAKYNPLQKGTYVFWLILIILQAITGFALWEPTMSFFSPLTNALGGLNWMRIGHYFITWIFIITIAVHIYLVLAEDIKQFPLMFWWRAQDTSPAKEKA
- a CDS encoding nickel-dependent hydrogenase large subunit; this encodes MAKVVIDPVTRIEGHLRITAVVENGKVTDAWNTATLFRGFEIFMKGRDPRDSWHFAQRICGVCPTPHGTASAMAAEHAMGIEKVTDNARLVRNMMEAAQIAYDHILWFYILNAFDYVNVPNALNAKAATPALKAVQDRVMAVVKSGQLGPFANMFWDHPAYKLPAELDLELTAHYLSSIEIQQRANEATALMGGKFPMIMNNAAGGVTMLPRVEDIISYQTAMQDIQTFIDSVMLPDLLTIAPFYKDLATNGQGVGNYLSWGVLDEASQNPEDRLFPRGAIFDRKLALEKVDPDQVKMFTKSSFYADSQGAGKHPLDAGQELFQKDPALPPLEGKALPVKKYDWTQAARYGSDNRPMEVGPLAQVLVSYLAGRPEAKTLVDSTLKTLGVPGRVDLLMSNLGRIAARVIKAKINADNAVRWSNDLLNNVKAGKTDVFTDKAVPSTGTGVGAWDAPRGALSHYMRIANGKIGAYAAVPASNWNLSPRDDKGVRGPVEEALVGMPVVDPTKPLEILRVVHTFDP